The following is a genomic window from Candidatus Zixiibacteriota bacterium.
ACATCCTTCGGCAGCCGCGCCACCTGGACCGTGGCCCGGGCCGGCGGGTTGGCCTCGAAATACGATCCGTAGACCTCGTTGACGGCCGCGAAATCGTTCATGTCGGTCAGGTAGATGGTCGTCTTCACCACCGTGGAGAAATCCACGCCCGCGTCGGCCAGCAGGCCGAGAAGGTTCTCCATCACCTGCTTGCACTGCTCGGCCGCGGTCTTGCCGACCACCGTCCCCGTCTCGGGATCGAGCGGAATCTGCCCTGAGCAGAATATCATCGTGCCGGCTGCCACCTTGATCGCCGGCGAGTACGGCCCGATCGCTTTCGGCGCCCGGCTGCTCTTGATCGCTTTGCGCATATCTCCTCCGTAAGAGTCTTCGCACCCTATACCGTCGTTTTCGCCGCCCGAATATACCGCGGTCGCGGGCCCGGCCCAAGCGGTTATTCGGCGAGGGGTGGTGGAGTGGATTCGGCCTTGCCGATTCCGGCGCGCGTGCCTATATTACAGGCGTCCACTTGAAAACCATTGCGAGGGCGGGTCGTTGCCGCGAGCGGCAGTCCCCGGAGTCCAGTTGCCGGGGGAACGCTGCAGGGCGCGCGCCCCTGCCCTCAGGAGAGAGTAATGAAGCGCCTGGCCACCCTGCTGGTTCTTTGCCTGGCTGCGGCTATGGTCGCCGCCCCGGCGGCTGCCGCGGCCCTCGACCGGGCATACGCCCGCCACGCCGACACCTGGCTTGACTTCCCCGCTTTCTATGCCGGCTGGGACTCCGACGACAGCGCCCGCTGCCTGGGCGCCTCGCACGCGCTCCACCCGGCGGTGGTCTTCTCGCCCCGCGGCTTCCTCGGCTACCGCTTCTGGATGGCCTACACGCCCATCTGCATCTCCGAGTCGGACGAGAACCCGCACCTTGCCGTATCGAATGACGGCCGGGAGTGGGCGGAATTCACCGCCGCCTCCGGCTGTCTGGCCAACCCCGTGTTCGACCGATCCCTCTTCCGCGCTATCCACCTCTCCGACGCCGACCTGCTGCTCGAGGGTGATTCCATCCTGTACCTCCTCTTTCGCGCCACCTGGGAAATCGCCGGCGTCGACAGCAACGCCCTGTACGCAAGCGCGACGGTCGACGGTCTGGTGTGGACGCCGCCGGTCAAGATCCTCTCCGACGGCCTCCTCGGACAGCCCCGGCAGTCGGCCTTCGTCTCCCCCGCGCTCGCCTCCGAGGGGGACTCGGTTTTCATCCTCTGGGTGGTGGAGCCCCGCGCCGATGGAGTCTCTTCTCTGGACACCTCGCGCATGGTTGAGTACCGCGCCCCCCACCCGTTCGGTCCCTGGGCGCTCGTCGACACGTGCGCGGTCGCTCTGCCCTCCGACTCGCTGAAAATCTGGCACCTGGAGGTTCTCGCGGACACCCTTTTCGGCCGCACCGCCCTGCTCAACCTCTCGCCCAACAGCGGCCTCAACGGCGGCGACTCCGCCGATCTATATATGGCGGCCTACGATGAGGCGGCCGCCCTGTGGACCGTCGCCGCCGAACCCGTGCTTACCTGGCGGAGCGACACCTCGGCCTGGTACGGTCGCCGCATCTACCGGGCGAGCGGGGTCTGGATGACCACTCCCGCCGACACCATCCTCTGGCTCTACTACAGCGCCTACGCCCGCCGCGCCAACGCCGGCGGGGCCGGGACCGGGTGGCAGACCGGCCTGACCTGGGCCGCCTTTGACTCCGCGCTCGGCCCCTTCTGCCTGGCCCCGTCGCTGCGCCACGAACCGAACCTGGAGCACGTCGTCGGCCTCTCCCCCACGTTCCAATGGCTCTCCGCCGATCCCGCCCTGCACCGCCCGCAGGACGAGGTCAGCCTCGAGTTGATCGATTGCACCGGCGGTGACAGCGTTGCCGTCTGGTCGGTCTGCGTGTCCGGCGGCGGGGGCGCCTTTTGCCCCGATTCTTTCGAACTCTCACCGGGCCACACCTGCGTCCTCCGCCTGCGGAGCCGCCACGGCGCCGCCTGGTCCCCATGGACCGCCCTTGAGTTCCGCACCAATGCCGCCCCCTCCCCGCCGGCGTGTCTCTATCCTCCCGATCAACCCGCGCTCCCTCTCTACGACCTGACCCCCGCTTTCTTCTGGTCGGAGGCGATCGATCCCGATCCCGGCGATCCTGTGCGCTACCGTTTCGCCCTCTGCATCGCCGACACCTGCGCCGACTCGACCGACATAGTGACCGACGGCATTTCGCTGACGCTCGCCGACTCCCTTTCGGTCGCCACGGCGTACCGCTGGACGGTCGCCTCCTGCGACACCTTCGGCGCCTGCTGCCCGGCGGGTCCGCCCGCGCAGTTCCGGACCTTTCTCCCCGGCGACATGACCGCCGATTTCAGGCTCGGCATCGCCGATCTCACCGGCCTGGTCGACATCCTCTTCCGGGGCGGCAGCCTGTCGGTTCCGATGATCGGGGCGGAGATGGATGGCCGCTGCGGGCTGACCGTGGCCGACCTGACCGTCCTCATGGCCCACCTCTTCCGAGGCGGTGCTCCCCCTCCCCCCGGCTGCCGCTGACCCGCCGGCAGTCGGCGGTCTCGGTTCGGCAGCCGAAAACCCGTTGCCCCGCGGACGGCGGCCCGCTATCATTCCCCTGGAATCAGATTGACCGCCGACCCCTAACGGCAGGAGGGATTATGCCCACCTTTATCATGGCCATGAGTATTGTGCCCTCGGCCAAGAAGACCCACCCGGAGCTCTCGCATGATATCAATCGCTCCCTCGAAGTCTTCCACGCCAACAAAGTGAAAGTGCACAGCCTCTACGCGACCCTCGGCCGCTACGACTACATCGCCGTTTTCGACTGCGATGACCAGACGTGCGCCTTCCGCGTCGCCACCGGCATCAACGATCTCGGCGTTCTCGATACCGAGACCTGGCCGGTCATCCCGTACGAGGAGTTCACGCAGTTGCTGCAGTAGACGCCGCCGGGGGCGGCGTCTCCGGGACACGCGGCCGGCGCGGGCCCGCCGCGGAAGACGTACGCGATGAGGAACGTGATGTCGGCAACCGCCAACTTCCCGTCTGCTGTTACATCCGCCTCCTCAAAGCAGTCAGGCTGAGGCCCGCCGCGGAAAACATGGTTGATCAGAAACGTGATATCCGCCACCGTTACCGCTCCCGCCGCATCGAAGTTGACATTCCCCCTGGTTCCATTGCAGCATTTGGTCCAGGAAGCCAAATACCCCGACACCTTGCCGCCCGCCGTGGTGAATGGTCCCCCCGCGATGAGGTTGCCGTCGTACACGGTCAGGGCACGGATCGTGCCATCTGTTCCAGATCCCAGCGGCCTCCAGGTGGAGCCGTTCCAAGAAGCGATGTTGGAGGCGATCACATCGCCTGCGACCCGAAAGGACCCTCCGACAACGAGATTGCCGTCGTAGACGATAGCCACGTACACGGGGCCGGCGACGCCGGGAACGGATGGGGAGATGCTGTCGTCCCAATAAACGTCGTCAGGATCATCCTGTGGTGATCCCTGCAGCTTGGCTGTAAGAACCGGCTCACCGGTCACGGGGTCACGATCGATGTCAAAACCGTCCAGATCAAGACTTCCCTCATAACCGGAGCGACGCACCTCCTCCAGATCGAAGCGGCCATCGGGTGTCAGGAAGCGCCCGACGCTCTCCCCTTTATTCGGAACCTCAGGAGGCGTAATCCCGTCGTCAAGCTTCGGCAGTTCGAGCGG
Proteins encoded in this region:
- a CDS encoding GYD domain-containing protein — protein: MPTFIMAMSIVPSAKKTHPELSHDINRSLEVFHANKVKVHSLYATLGRYDYIAVFDCDDQTCAFRVATGINDLGVLDTETWPVIPYEEFTQLLQ
- a CDS encoding RidA family protein — protein: MRKAIKSSRAPKAIGPYSPAIKVAAGTMIFCSGQIPLDPETGTVVGKTAAEQCKQVMENLLGLLADAGVDFSTVVKTTIYLTDMNDFAAVNEVYGSYFEANPPARATVQVARLPKDVKVEIDAIAVV